The following proteins come from a genomic window of Methanosarcina sp. MTP4:
- a CDS encoding SdrD B-like domain-containing protein, producing MGFTGDVPADFTGTGIFTITDPGGIDVGVPTAAPAGTTSGNDMEDLRLFYDPATDTLYVGMNTYVIAGDVDGDGDPGATSAWLAGITGNDNPDFGGTESFALMLDIDEDGTYDAIAGVSGLADTSGFSVNQHANLFLTPPAGQFAAPLPANTGSLFASPSAGAPDIEFTVLNISALPVSSGSDPDPSSFSVNSFMGSFEDAGIGEDFLPGFPTSIKLASISDFVWEDLNGNGLQDEGEPGIPGVTVNLYDCADNFVTTTTTDATGYYGFTAGPGDYYVEFIAPEGYEFTDQDEGTDDALDNDADPTTGKTVCTTLEPGENDLTWDAGLYRQASVGDFVWDDLDEDGIQDDGEPGIAGVTVNLYECEGTTPLATTATDANGMYLFTGLTPGEYYVEFALPAGYDFSPQDQGADDALDSDADPATGETACTLLESGEADLTLDAGVYLLRANIGDFVWNDLDMDGIQEENEPGIPGVTVNLYECDGTTPIASTSTDSNGYYNFEVVPGNYHVEFMLPAGYVFSPQDQGADDTLDSDADPVTGQAACTNLEPGENDPTWDAGIFEAAPAIDIEKATNGEDADEPTGPYIPVGNEVEWTYLVTNTGNVPLENINVVDDQGVTVNCPTDTLAPGESMTCTATGTATVGQYANNGTATGYYDQTEVTDTDPSHYFGAAPAIEIEKSTNGEDADEPTGPYIPVGEPVTWEYVVTNTGNVQLTGIVVTDSQGVEVSCPTDTLAPGESMTCTAEGTATEGQYANLGTVTGYYEDMRVSDKDPSHYFGAAPAIDIEKHTNGFDADEAPGPAIMTGAPVTWEYIVSNTGNVELASVDVYDDVLGYVGTIAVLPVEATETITMDGIAAPGQYENFGNATAVYEDVTVEDTDPSHYFGAAPAIDIEKATNGDDADTPTGPVLAVGDTVTWEYVVTNTGNVLLTDIVVTDDRLGEICTITELMPGENETCTATGTAEVGQYANLGNATGYYENMPVSDEDPSHYYVEPVPAIDIEKSTNGDDADTPTGPVLTVGDTVTWEYVVTNMGNVPLTNIVVTDDRLGEICTIPELMPGDNQTCTATGTAEAGQYANLGNATGYYEDMPVSDEDPSHYFGATPAIDIEKATNGEDADAAPGPMIVAGGTVEWTYVVTNTGNVPLANVAVVDDQGVTVSCPTDTLAPGESMTCNATGTAIPGQYENLGTTTGEYGQTTVSDADPSHYFGAEPAVDIEKHTNGNDADEPTGPFVMVGAPVTWEYIVNNTGNVELTNVEVYDDVLGYVGTIAVLPVGATETLTMDGNATPGQYENFGNATAVYEDVTVEDTDPSHYFGAAPAIDIEKATNGEDADTPTGPILAVGDTVNWEYVVTNTGNVPLMDIEVLDDKLGSICIIPELMPGDSQTCNATGTAEVGQYANIGNATGTYDGTTVSDEDPSHYYVEPMPAIDIEKSTNGEDADTPTGPVLAVGDTVTWEYVVTNTGNVPLTEIVVQDDQLGEICTIPELMPGESQTCTATGTAEVGQYANIGNATGAYDGTTVSDEDPSHYYVEPMPVIDIEKSTNGEDADTPTGPVLAVGDTVTWEYVVTNTGNVPLTEIVVQDDQLGEICTIPELMPGENETCTATGTAEVGQYANIGNVTGTYEGMNVSDEDPSHYYVEPMPAIDIEKSTNGEDADTPTGPVLAVGDTVNWEYVVTNTGNVQLTGIVVTDSQGVEVNCPTDTLAPGESMACTASGVAVAGQYENLGTATGNYDGMQVSDTDPSHYFGAAPEIDIEKATNGFDADEPTGLEVSVGDAVEWTYNITNTGNVNLTAISISDDIQGAITNPVSKGNGDDILEPGEYWVFNATGVAVAGQYANNGTATGYYGEMPVTDIDPSHYFGTEGPGTGTPGYWKNHPEAWPVDEIEIGGLTYTKEEAIEYMQLPDGDKTNTMFRALVSTKLNIFAGNTHSCIDDVVAAADEWMEKYGPVSSGVKAKEDAWKVEEGEPLAEQGEYLYTILDMYNNGELCAPHRE from the coding sequence TTGGGATTTACGGGCGATGTCCCGGCAGACTTTACCGGAACAGGCATATTCACTATTACTGATCCGGGAGGAATAGATGTAGGGGTTCCCACGGCAGCCCCTGCAGGGACAACAAGCGGAAATGATATGGAAGATCTCCGCCTGTTTTACGATCCTGCTACAGATACCCTTTACGTGGGGATGAACACCTACGTAATTGCAGGTGACGTCGACGGGGACGGTGACCCTGGGGCCACCAGTGCATGGTTGGCAGGTATCACAGGTAATGATAATCCTGACTTCGGAGGTACCGAGTCCTTTGCACTGATGCTTGATATCGACGAAGACGGAACATATGATGCAATAGCCGGTGTTTCCGGTCTGGCCGATACCTCCGGGTTCTCTGTCAACCAGCACGCTAACCTCTTCCTGACACCCCCGGCAGGCCAATTCGCTGCACCGCTACCTGCAAACACGGGAAGCCTCTTTGCAAGCCCATCTGCAGGAGCACCGGATATCGAGTTCACCGTCCTCAATATCTCCGCTCTGCCGGTGTCTTCAGGAAGCGATCCTGACCCGAGCAGTTTCAGTGTTAACTCTTTTATGGGTTCTTTTGAAGATGCGGGGATCGGTGAAGACTTCCTGCCAGGATTCCCAACATCGATTAAACTTGCCTCCATCAGCGACTTTGTGTGGGAAGACCTGAACGGAAACGGTCTCCAGGATGAAGGAGAACCGGGAATACCCGGAGTTACCGTTAACCTCTACGACTGTGCCGATAACTTCGTTACAACTACCACAACAGACGCCACTGGATACTACGGCTTCACAGCAGGTCCCGGGGATTACTATGTAGAATTCATTGCCCCCGAAGGCTACGAGTTCACAGATCAGGACGAAGGGACTGACGATGCACTCGACAATGACGCAGACCCCACAACAGGAAAGACCGTGTGCACAACCCTTGAGCCCGGTGAAAACGACCTTACCTGGGACGCAGGCCTTTACCGGCAGGCTTCCGTCGGAGACTTCGTATGGGATGACCTTGACGAAGACGGAATCCAGGATGACGGCGAACCGGGCATTGCAGGCGTGACCGTAAACCTCTACGAATGTGAAGGGACAACTCCTCTTGCCACCACGGCCACGGATGCAAACGGGATGTACCTTTTCACAGGGCTTACTCCCGGAGAATATTATGTAGAGTTTGCACTTCCTGCAGGATACGATTTCAGCCCGCAGGACCAGGGAGCTGATGACGCGCTTGACAGCGATGCGGACCCTGCAACAGGAGAGACCGCATGCACATTGCTCGAGTCGGGCGAAGCTGACCTCACACTGGATGCCGGGGTGTACCTGCTCAGGGCAAACATAGGGGACTTTGTCTGGAATGACCTGGACATGGACGGGATACAGGAAGAAAACGAACCCGGAATCCCGGGAGTAACCGTCAACCTCTACGAATGCGACGGGACGACTCCAATTGCCAGCACAAGCACGGATTCAAACGGTTACTATAACTTCGAAGTTGTGCCCGGGAACTACCATGTGGAGTTCATGCTTCCGGCAGGCTATGTCTTCAGCCCGCAGGACCAGGGTGCAGATGACACTCTGGACAGCGATGCTGATCCCGTAACGGGACAGGCAGCCTGCACAAACCTTGAACCTGGAGAAAACGATCCCACCTGGGACGCAGGAATATTCGAAGCAGCACCTGCAATCGACATCGAGAAAGCCACTAACGGAGAAGATGCCGATGAACCCACTGGCCCATACATCCCGGTTGGAAATGAAGTCGAGTGGACGTACCTTGTAACAAACACAGGGAACGTACCACTGGAGAACATTAACGTTGTTGATGACCAGGGAGTCACGGTAAACTGCCCGACTGACACACTTGCCCCGGGAGAATCAATGACATGTACCGCAACAGGGACTGCAACAGTAGGACAGTATGCAAACAACGGTACGGCAACCGGATACTATGATCAAACAGAAGTAACAGACACGGATCCAAGCCACTACTTTGGGGCAGCGCCTGCAATCGAAATTGAAAAATCCACTAACGGTGAAGATGCCGATGAACCCACAGGCCCATACATCCCGGTTGGCGAGCCTGTGACCTGGGAGTACGTCGTAACCAACACAGGGAACGTGCAGCTAACAGGTATTGTTGTGACCGACAGCCAGGGAGTTGAGGTCAGCTGTCCGACTGATACCCTTGCACCCGGAGAGTCCATGACCTGCACGGCAGAAGGGACTGCAACAGAAGGACAGTATGCAAACCTCGGAACCGTAACCGGGTACTATGAAGACATGCGGGTATCGGATAAGGATCCGAGCCATTACTTCGGGGCAGCACCTGCAATTGACATCGAAAAGCACACCAATGGCTTTGATGCCGATGAAGCACCGGGACCTGCAATAATGACCGGGGCTCCGGTTACGTGGGAATACATCGTAAGCAATACAGGAAACGTGGAACTGGCCAGCGTTGACGTCTATGACGACGTGCTCGGATACGTGGGTACAATAGCCGTCCTCCCGGTGGAAGCCACGGAAACAATTACCATGGACGGAATTGCAGCCCCGGGACAGTACGAAAACTTCGGGAATGCAACAGCTGTCTATGAAGATGTTACCGTAGAAGACACGGACCCGAGCCACTACTTCGGGGCAGCACCTGCAATTGACATAGAGAAAGCCACTAACGGGGACGATGCAGACACGCCAACAGGACCAGTACTCGCTGTTGGAGACACTGTTACCTGGGAATATGTAGTGACAAACACAGGGAATGTGCTTTTGACTGACATAGTTGTCACGGACGACAGGCTCGGAGAAATTTGTACGATAACCGAACTGATGCCTGGAGAAAATGAGACATGCACTGCTACAGGCACAGCTGAAGTCGGACAGTACGCAAACCTTGGTAACGCAACCGGTTACTATGAAAACATGCCGGTATCGGACGAAGACCCAAGCCACTACTATGTTGAGCCTGTCCCTGCAATAGACATCGAAAAGTCAACAAACGGTGACGATGCGGACACGCCCACAGGACCGGTACTCACAGTGGGAGACACCGTGACCTGGGAATATGTAGTGACAAACATGGGGAACGTGCCGCTGACTAACATCGTTGTTACGGACGACAGGCTCGGAGAGATATGCACGATACCCGAACTGATGCCTGGCGACAATCAAACATGCACAGCTACCGGAACGGCAGAAGCAGGCCAATACGCAAACCTTGGTAATGCAACAGGGTACTATGAAGACATGCCGGTGTCAGACGAAGACCCGAGCCATTACTTCGGGGCAACCCCCGCAATTGACATCGAGAAAGCCACTAACGGGGAGGACGCAGACGCAGCACCCGGACCCATGATCGTGGCAGGCGGAACTGTGGAATGGACCTATGTGGTGACCAACACAGGAAACGTGCCCCTGGCAAACGTTGCAGTTGTCGATGACCAGGGCGTCACAGTAAGCTGCCCGACTGACACACTTGCCCCGGGAGAATCAATGACCTGTAACGCCACAGGTACGGCAATCCCTGGACAGTATGAGAACCTGGGCACTACGACCGGAGAATACGGGCAAACAACCGTTTCTGACGCGGACCCGAGCCACTACTTCGGGGCAGAACCTGCAGTCGACATAGAGAAACATACCAACGGGAACGATGCTGACGAACCGACAGGACCCTTCGTGATGGTGGGAGCCCCGGTTACTTGGGAATACATTGTAAACAACACAGGAAACGTGGAACTGACAAACGTTGAAGTCTATGACGATGTGCTCGGATACGTGGGCACAATAGCCGTCCTCCCGGTGGGAGCCACGGAAACCCTAACCATGGACGGAAACGCAACCCCTGGACAGTACGAAAACTTCGGGAATGCAACAGCTGTCTATGAAGATGTCACCGTAGAAGACACAGACCCGAGCCACTACTTCGGGGCAGCACCTGCAATCGACATCGAGAAAGCAACCAACGGTGAAGATGCGGACACACCCACCGGACCAATACTTGCTGTTGGAGACACCGTGAACTGGGAATACGTAGTAACAAACACAGGGAATGTGCCTCTGATGGACATAGAGGTGCTTGATGACAAACTTGGATCCATCTGCATAATACCCGAACTGATGCCCGGAGACAGCCAGACATGCAATGCTACAGGCACGGCTGAAGTCGGACAGTACGCAAACATCGGGAATGCAACGGGAACCTACGACGGAACGACTGTCAGTGACGAAGACCCGAGCCATTACTATGTTGAGCCAATGCCTGCAATTGACATCGAAAAATCAACGAATGGTGAAGATGCGGACACGCCCACAGGACCGGTACTTGCAGTGGGAGACACTGTAACCTGGGAATATGTCGTAACAAACACAGGGAACGTGCCTCTGACTGAAATAGTTGTACAGGATGACCAGCTCGGAGAGATTTGCACGATACCCGAACTGATGCCGGGTGAAAGCCAGACATGCACTGCTACAGGCACGGCTGAAGTTGGGCAGTACGCAAACATCGGAAATGCAACGGGAGCCTACGACGGAACGACTGTCAGTGACGAGGACCCGAGCCACTACTATGTTGAGCCAATGCCTGTAATCGACATCGAAAAATCAACGAACGGTGAAGATGCAGACACTCCCACAGGACCGGTACTTGCAGTGGGAGACACCGTGACCTGGGAATATGTTGTAACAAACACAGGAAACGTGCCTCTGACTGAAATAGTTGTACAGGATGACCAGCTCGGAGAGATATGCACGATACCCGAACTGATGCCTGGAGAAAATGAGACATGCACTGCTACCGGCACGGCGGAAGTTGGACAATACGCAAACATAGGGAATGTAACGGGAACCTACGAAGGCATGAATGTCAGTGACGAGGACCCAAGCCACTACTATGTTGAGCCAATGCCTGCAATCGACATCGAAAAATCAACGAACGGTGAAGATGCGGACACTCCCACCGGACCGGTACTCGCAGTTGGAGACACCGTAAACTGGGAATATGTAGTGACAAATACAGGAAACGTGCAGCTGACAGGCATTGTTGTGACCGACAGCCAGGGAGTTGAGGTCAACTGTCCCACTGACACCCTTGCCCCCGGAGAATCCATGGCCTGTACAGCCAGCGGCGTCGCAGTTGCAGGACAGTACGAGAACCTCGGGACAGCCACAGGCAACTATGACGGCATGCAGGTATCGGATACTGACCCGAGCCACTACTTCGGGGCAGCCCCTGAAATTGACATCGAGAAAGCCACAAACGGATTTGACGCCGACGAGCCTACCGGGCTCGAAGTTTCGGTGGGAGATGCAGTAGAATGGACCTATAATATCACCAACACAGGGAACGTGAACCTGACAGCCATCAGCATAAGCGATGACATTCAGGGAGCCATAACTAACCCTGTCAGCAAGGGCAATGGGGACGACATTCTGGAACCGGGAGAGTACTGGGTCTTCAATGCGACAGGCGTTGCAGTGGCAGGCCAGTATGCAAACAACGGTACAGCCACCGGGTATTATGGAGAAATGCCAGTAACGGACATTGACCCGAGCCACTACTTCGGAACCGAAGGACCGGGAACCGGAACTCCCGGATACTGGAAGAACCATCCTGAGGCATGGCCTGTGGATGAAATCGAGATCGGAGGATTGACCTACACAAAAGAAGAAGCAATAGAGTACATGCAACTTCCCGACGGGGACAAAACCAATACCATGTTCAGGGCTCTTGTTTCGACCAAGCTGAACATCTTTGCGGGCAACACGCACTCCTGCATTGACGACGTCGTCGCTGCTGCAGATGAATGGATGGAAAAGTACGGTCCAGTGAGCAGCGGGGTGAAGGCAAAGGAAGACGCCTGGAAAGTAGAAGAAGGAGAGCCACTGGCAGAACAGGGTGAGTACCTGTACACGATACTGGACATGTACAACAACGGGGAACTCTGTGCACCCCACAGGGAATGA
- a CDS encoding dihydromethanopterin reductase (acceptor), which produces MDRSYQVFKELKLKDRDISVNTYVSRAAEEVLRMYGLEQKLVKISGGDYLEEIFRESEQGSSSPKVGRFLLERYDALFITPATSNTVSKIAYGIADSLVTNAVAQAVKGRVPVYVVPVDIEGSIVSEMPYNIDRKQCQQCEDCPPRDNCPHGAITERNGATDQIDLLKCKGCGICKELCPYSAIKGGPVDVLVRDVDMKNVETVKNLQGITVLESPEAILELF; this is translated from the coding sequence TTGGACCGGAGCTACCAGGTCTTCAAGGAGCTCAAGCTCAAAGACAGGGATATTTCCGTGAATACCTATGTCTCAAGGGCTGCCGAGGAAGTCCTGCGGATGTACGGGCTTGAGCAGAAACTAGTTAAGATCTCGGGCGGGGACTACCTGGAAGAGATTTTCCGGGAAAGTGAACAGGGGTCGAGTTCCCCCAAGGTGGGGCGTTTCCTCCTTGAAAGGTACGATGCCCTCTTTATTACGCCTGCGACCTCAAACACGGTTTCGAAGATCGCCTACGGGATTGCAGACTCCCTGGTTACGAACGCCGTTGCCCAGGCTGTGAAAGGCAGGGTCCCGGTCTACGTTGTGCCCGTAGATATCGAGGGTTCTATCGTCTCTGAGATGCCTTACAATATAGACCGGAAGCAGTGCCAGCAATGTGAGGACTGTCCCCCGCGGGATAACTGTCCCCACGGCGCCATCACCGAAAGGAACGGGGCGACGGACCAGATCGATCTCCTGAAGTGCAAGGGCTGCGGGATCTGCAAAGAACTCTGTCCCTATTCCGCGATCAAAGGAGGGCCGGTCGATGTCCTGGTCCGGGACGTGGACATGAAGAACGTCGAAACCGTAAAAAACCTTCAGGGAATCACTGTTCTCGAAAGTCCGGAAGCTATCCTGGAGCTATTTTGA
- a CDS encoding DUF447 domain-containing protein, which translates to MKEFKKSGDRCKPAIDLSEYGIPAGISETIVSTGLDTPNAAPIGIIRKNKKTFVRIFKGSHTGENLVRERVLVANVVYDPLLLVRSTFYDLESSEFDFVDIGGKKFPVLKSAISWVAFRCTNLKDTEQAVVSDLIPLGAGFCEVNRRAIPAPNRGFNAVLEATVHATRYQLSGDEKYLEWIRHYESLASKCGGEKEKQAMELIYEVLGI; encoded by the coding sequence TTGAAGGAATTTAAAAAATCAGGAGATCGCTGTAAACCAGCTATCGACCTCTCTGAATACGGTATTCCGGCAGGTATCTCTGAGACAATCGTAAGTACGGGGCTTGATACCCCCAATGCGGCCCCTATCGGTATTATCAGGAAAAACAAGAAGACCTTTGTCCGGATTTTCAAAGGCAGCCATACCGGGGAAAACCTGGTCCGGGAAAGGGTTCTTGTAGCAAACGTGGTATACGACCCTCTGCTTCTCGTACGCTCCACCTTCTACGACCTCGAATCTTCCGAATTCGATTTTGTGGATATTGGTGGGAAAAAGTTCCCTGTCCTGAAATCGGCGATTTCCTGGGTGGCTTTCAGGTGCACCAACCTCAAGGATACGGAACAGGCCGTGGTATCCGACCTCATCCCGCTCGGGGCGGGCTTTTGTGAGGTTAACAGGAGGGCGATTCCGGCCCCTAACCGCGGCTTTAATGCCGTGCTGGAAGCTACGGTACACGCAACCCGTTACCAGCTTTCAGGGGATGAAAAATACCTGGAATGGATCCGGCACTATGAATCCCTGGCTTCCAAATGCGGAGGCGAAAAAGAGAAGCAGGCTATGGAACTGATTTACGAGGTGCTTGGAATCTGA
- a CDS encoding triphosphoribosyl-dephospho-CoA synthase, translated as MNPEYADLPGYPAGRGSSPHVSGHIARCAQLAMLLEVSASPKPGNVDREHDYSDTCFEHFVASSVGVYPALEQAARSRDGIGSLIKAAVYESAAWQNGGNTHFGAFLLLIPLAMAAGVILAGKKPENGLKKLEPGDLENLVDRALVFVRETGCEDAVEFYRAFGAAGVRVNSVEEFDLKDTESPGALCEKAVTLYDLMVISEGYDMIANEWTTGFRRCLEGARTILGFMHARNGDCGNPSPDCSGTGINEAVVYSFLKLLSRHRDTFIQTKFDADTADHVSSRAREILSEWEEKGSVLDSVSDSGSGKRDFLALLPSIREFDSELLEKRINPGSTADIIIAGLFIALLGGLRF; from the coding sequence ATGAATCCTGAATACGCTGATCTGCCCGGCTATCCGGCCGGTAGGGGATCTTCTCCCCATGTTTCCGGTCACATTGCCCGCTGTGCCCAGCTTGCTATGCTGCTGGAGGTTTCGGCTTCCCCCAAACCCGGGAACGTGGACAGGGAGCATGATTATTCTGATACTTGTTTTGAACATTTCGTGGCTTCCTCCGTGGGCGTGTACCCTGCCCTCGAACAGGCTGCAAGGAGCAGGGACGGGATCGGTTCTCTCATAAAAGCGGCAGTCTACGAGAGTGCCGCCTGGCAGAATGGAGGCAACACTCATTTCGGGGCTTTTCTTTTACTCATTCCCCTTGCCATGGCTGCAGGGGTTATTCTTGCAGGAAAAAAGCCTGAAAACGGCCTCAAAAAGCTTGAACCAGGGGATTTGGAAAACCTGGTCGATAGGGCTCTTGTTTTTGTCCGGGAGACGGGCTGCGAGGACGCGGTAGAGTTCTACAGGGCTTTCGGGGCTGCAGGTGTCCGGGTAAACAGTGTGGAGGAATTTGACCTTAAAGACACGGAATCCCCCGGGGCTCTTTGTGAAAAGGCCGTAACCCTTTACGACCTCATGGTGATTTCGGAGGGGTACGACATGATCGCAAATGAGTGGACAACAGGTTTCAGGCGCTGTCTTGAGGGAGCAAGAACTATCCTGGGGTTCATGCATGCCCGGAATGGGGATTGCGGAAATCCTTCCCCCGACTGTTCCGGAACCGGGATCAATGAAGCCGTGGTATACTCATTCCTTAAACTGCTTTCCAGGCACAGGGACACCTTTATCCAGACAAAGTTCGATGCCGACACTGCAGACCATGTTTCTTCCAGGGCTCGAGAGATCCTTTCGGAATGGGAGGAAAAAGGATCGGTTTTAGATTCGGTTTCGGATTCAGGATCCGGAAAAAGGGATTTCCTGGCTCTGCTCCCTTCCATAAGGGAATTTGATTCAGAACTGCTTGAAAAAAGGATCAATCCGGGTTCCACCGCAGATATAATTATTGCAGGCCTGTTTATCGCTTTACTCGGAGGACTACGTTTTTGA
- a CDS encoding methanogenesis marker 9 domain-containing protein, with the protein MSDDLFNLHVGYVRFKNPIALAPMAGIADSAFANKHADDAGLVILGAFNLDEGSMKVASELAARGRKEFISDEPMEFIKQEIRAVTSGSAVAVNVRSTTLGPLIEAAKLVKEEGAILELNAHCRQPEMLDAGLGEALLQDLPRLSEWIRAIKETGVVLSVKVRANIVDDVQLARIIDKAGADIIHVDAMLEGFGTDLDAIMTYRDSTRKFLIGNNSVTDFADAKDMFSWGADMVSAARGVLEDPELIRKLVESVTSYQQVIGWYNAPKHVCSSGDFRGLAFCCMPVKPCPVHEKFRKLGYTAEEFARTKFEFAKGTMLEFGQDTCFGSLVWCCKVTKPCWIRDGALNTLDLSDAEYMKLKAQLAKYILDHAKIPVNES; encoded by the coding sequence ATGAGTGATGATCTGTTCAATCTGCATGTTGGGTATGTCCGTTTTAAAAATCCTATCGCACTGGCTCCGATGGCAGGGATTGCCGACAGTGCGTTTGCCAACAAACATGCAGATGATGCCGGGCTTGTTATACTGGGGGCTTTTAACCTTGACGAAGGTTCCATGAAAGTTGCGTCAGAGCTTGCAGCCCGGGGTAGAAAAGAATTCATTTCCGATGAACCAATGGAGTTTATAAAACAGGAAATTCGGGCGGTTACGTCCGGAAGTGCTGTTGCGGTTAACGTGCGGAGCACTACGCTTGGCCCCCTGATCGAAGCTGCAAAGCTTGTCAAAGAAGAGGGTGCAATCCTCGAGTTAAACGCCCATTGCAGGCAGCCCGAGATGCTTGATGCGGGCCTGGGAGAAGCTCTTCTCCAGGACCTCCCCAGGCTTTCCGAATGGATACGTGCCATCAAGGAAACCGGGGTCGTGCTTTCCGTAAAGGTCCGGGCCAATATCGTGGACGATGTCCAGCTTGCCCGGATTATCGATAAGGCAGGTGCCGATATCATTCACGTTGACGCCATGCTGGAAGGCTTTGGCACTGACCTTGATGCAATCATGACGTACAGGGATTCAACAAGAAAGTTTCTCATAGGCAACAACTCGGTAACGGATTTCGCTGATGCTAAGGATATGTTTTCCTGGGGTGCGGATATGGTTTCGGCTGCCAGGGGAGTTCTGGAAGATCCCGAACTTATCCGGAAACTGGTTGAAAGTGTCACCTCCTACCAGCAGGTCATAGGCTGGTACAACGCCCCGAAGCATGTTTGCAGCAGTGGGGACTTCAGAGGTCTTGCTTTTTGCTGCATGCCCGTGAAACCCTGCCCGGTACATGAAAAATTCCGGAAACTGGGGTACACCGCCGAGGAGTTCGCCAGGACAAAGTTTGAATTTGCGAAAGGTACAATGCTTGAATTCGGGCAGGATACATGTTTCGGAAGCCTTGTGTGGTGCTGCAAGGTTACGAAACCCTGCTGGATCCGGGACGGCGCATTAAATACCCTGGACCTCTCCGATGCCGAGTATATGAAACTCAAGGCACAACTGGCAAAATATATATTGGATCATGCCAAAATCCCGGTAAATGAATCCTGA
- a CDS encoding geranylgeranyl reductase family protein codes for MYDVIIVGGGPSGASAGRRAGILGLNTLLLEKEDFPRYKPCGGGLSDHAISFLDFEFPEEVIEWEITGARVIFKEQMIEAHKDHRLSILVSRDVFDNLLLEKAKETGIKVHTREKVLSCRETPEFVEVETKENTYRAKFVIISEGSHGLLKTCLRPADTKEEYGVCVVAEVPAEEKEIEERLGKAIELHFGVAGGGYGWVFPHKTYYSVGIGGVVKNLPHPKETMLEFLKENGFEGEYKLHGHKIPWGGIKRKIVGSRILLCGDAAGFVDAFSGEGLAYAIRSGQLAAEVISGICLECGKAKDLKKYESLCQAEFGTHLKYSLMFSKVMHRFPERTFRIFASSEKMVDKYLEVVGLSMDYKDFLRWSLLNFKFK; via the coding sequence ATGTATGATGTTATTATTGTAGGTGGCGGCCCATCCGGTGCCTCGGCCGGAAGACGTGCAGGAATACTCGGGCTTAATACATTGCTGCTTGAAAAAGAAGACTTTCCGAGGTACAAGCCCTGCGGAGGAGGGCTTTCGGACCATGCGATTTCTTTTCTTGATTTCGAGTTTCCGGAAGAGGTCATTGAATGGGAAATCACGGGTGCAAGGGTTATTTTCAAAGAGCAGATGATTGAAGCCCACAAGGACCATAGGCTTTCCATTCTTGTTTCCAGGGACGTTTTTGACAATCTCCTGCTCGAAAAAGCAAAAGAAACCGGTATAAAAGTCCATACCCGGGAAAAGGTCCTCAGCTGCAGGGAGACTCCTGAATTTGTGGAGGTAGAAACAAAGGAAAATACCTACCGGGCAAAATTCGTGATTATTTCCGAGGGCTCGCACGGCCTCCTAAAGACCTGTTTACGGCCTGCGGACACGAAAGAAGAGTACGGGGTCTGTGTGGTCGCCGAAGTCCCGGCAGAGGAAAAGGAAATCGAAGAGAGGTTGGGGAAGGCTATTGAACTGCATTTTGGAGTGGCCGGAGGTGGGTACGGCTGGGTCTTTCCACACAAAACTTATTATTCTGTAGGAATTGGCGGAGTCGTTAAAAACCTTCCTCACCCAAAAGAAACCATGCTAGAATTCCTGAAGGAAAATGGTTTTGAGGGTGAATACAAACTTCATGGACACAAGATTCCCTGGGGTGGGATTAAAAGGAAAATAGTCGGTTCGAGAATTCTCCTTTGCGGGGATGCTGCCGGGTTCGTGGATGCTTTTTCCGGGGAGGGGCTCGCTTATGCCATCCGCTCCGGACAACTTGCAGCAGAAGTAATTTCCGGGATCTGCCTGGAATGTGGAAAGGCAAAGGATCTCAAAAAATACGAGTCCCTATGCCAGGCTGAGTTCGGGACACACCTGAAATATTCCCTGATGTTCTCAAAAGTTATGCACCGTTTCCCTGAAAGGACGTTCAGAATTTTCGCCTCCAGCGAGAAAATGGTCGATAAGTACCTTGAGGTTGTGGGTCTAAGTATGGATTATAAGGATTTCCTTCGATGGTCACTCCTGAATTTCAAGTTTAAGTAA